A window of Bacteroidota bacterium contains these coding sequences:
- a CDS encoding DUF2807 domain-containing protein translates to MKRNIELIPLLFVFMLLSCNKETAPDYLQTTGTLTSVERDVADFTEIELFNNMDLVLTQDTFNSLIIEAGENLIPDITTEIKDGKMQIKNTNKFNFLRSYKKKITIFIHCKNLQHITYRGAGNISTTNTLNASVFNFDCHKGTGDIQLNLLAQEGHFNIHTGQCKLVVSGTIGLNYLYQAGNGYTDASELKTGYTYVTNKGTNDLKINVDHVLYAKINYLGNIYYKGNPSDLGSEITDSGNLIKIEE, encoded by the coding sequence ATGAAACGTAATATTGAATTAATTCCTTTACTCTTTGTCTTTATGCTGCTTTCATGCAATAAAGAAACAGCCCCGGACTATTTACAAACTACAGGAACATTAACAAGCGTAGAACGCGATGTTGCTGACTTTACGGAGATTGAACTTTTTAATAACATGGATCTTGTACTAACACAGGATACTTTTAATAGCTTAATTATTGAAGCCGGAGAGAATCTTATTCCAGACATTACTACAGAAATTAAGGACGGGAAAATGCAAATTAAAAACACTAATAAATTTAATTTTTTGCGTTCTTATAAAAAGAAAATTACAATTTTTATTCACTGCAAAAATTTGCAACACATTACATATAGAGGTGCCGGAAACATTAGCACCACCAATACTTTAAATGCTTCAGTTTTTAATTTCGATTGTCACAAAGGTACAGGCGATATTCAGTTAAATTTACTAGCGCAAGAAGGGCATTTTAATATTCATACAGGGCAATGTAAACTGGTAGTTAGTGGTACTATCGGACTCAATTATCTGTATCAAGCGGGCAATGGATATACGGATGCTTCGGAGCTAAAAACAGGCTATACTTATGTTACAAATAAGGGCACGAACGATTTGAAAATAAATGTCGACCATGTTTTGTATGCCAAAATAAATTATCTTGGAAACATTTATTACAAAGGAAATCCCTCTGATTTAGGTTCGGAAATAACTGACAGCGGAAATTTGATTAAAATCGAAGAATGA
- a CDS encoding PAS domain S-box protein → MENEKSNPKILKNKYIPTAEFYSQIIDSLQDYSIFTLDNDFIINSWSSGAVKIFGYETDEVIGEHFNLIFTEEDIKNEIPNKEIQTALKEGRATDNRWHIAKDKSTFYAYGLVFPLTGINGEMLGFVKILRDLTERKKSEDAIKKYMKELEELNTHKESVLAILSLDLRSPLSAIIGTAKYLKSHFKKMDPEKVQEMLDMLYKSSTDELDMLDYLVEWARIKYASEVFNPSQIELAHYVDKVFENLSDTASVKAINLHHEIEANTSVFADSKMLISIIQNIVSNAIKHTEKGGDITVTTKRTEEKIIVQIKDTGIGISKEMQEKLFAPQVKALSEARKQDKGAGIGLLLVKGFLEKNAGEIWVESVEGEGSSFYFTLPIEKPFKIGSSDEIMFDESP, encoded by the coding sequence ATGGAAAACGAAAAATCAAATCCCAAAATATTAAAAAACAAGTACATCCCAACGGCTGAGTTTTACAGTCAAATTATTGATAGCTTACAAGATTATTCCATTTTTACGTTGGATAACGATTTTATCATTAATAGCTGGAGTTCCGGAGCTGTTAAAATATTTGGGTATGAAACCGATGAAGTGATTGGCGAACACTTTAATTTAATTTTTACCGAAGAAGATATAAAAAATGAAATTCCAAATAAAGAAATTCAAACCGCATTAAAGGAAGGCAGAGCTACTGATAACCGCTGGCATATTGCTAAAGATAAAAGTACATTTTATGCCTACGGTTTAGTTTTTCCGCTTACCGGGATAAATGGTGAGATGCTGGGATTTGTTAAGATTCTCCGTGATTTAACAGAAAGAAAAAAATCGGAAGATGCCATAAAAAAATACATGAAAGAGTTGGAGGAACTCAATACGCACAAGGAAAGTGTATTGGCCATTCTTTCGCTTGATTTAAGAAGTCCTTTATCCGCAATTATAGGAACAGCAAAATACTTGAAATCACATTTTAAAAAAATGGATCCCGAAAAAGTACAGGAAATGCTGGATATGTTATATAAATCCTCCACAGATGAGCTGGATATGCTGGACTATTTGGTAGAATGGGCGCGCATAAAATATGCCTCAGAAGTATTTAATCCAAGCCAAATTGAGCTGGCACACTATGTTGATAAAGTTTTCGAAAATTTGAGTGATACTGCGTCCGTTAAAGCAATAAACCTGCATCACGAAATTGAAGCAAATACAAGTGTCTTTGCAGATAGTAAAATGCTTATTTCAATCATTCAAAACATTGTTTCAAATGCTATTAAACATACTGAAAAAGGTGGTGATATTACAGTAACTACCAAACGAACAGAAGAGAAAATAATTGTTCAGATAAAGGACACCGGAATTGGAATTTCCAAAGAAATGCAAGAAAAATTGTTTGCTCCTCAAGTCAAAGCGCTGAGTGAGGCACGAAAGCAAGATAAGGGGGCGGGAATTGGATTACTCTTGGTGAAGGGATTTTTAGAAAAGAATGCCGGTGAAATTTGGGTGGAAAGTGTAGAAGGTGAAGGTTCCTCCTTTTATTTTACCTTGCCCATTGAAAAGCCTTTTAAAATAGGTAGTTCAGATGAAATTATGTTTGATGAAAGCCCTTAG
- the gcvT gene encoding glycine cleavage system aminomethyltransferase GcvT: MKDTALTQTHIALGAKMVPFAGYNMPVSYAGINSEHECVRNAVGVFDVSHMGEFILKGENALDLIQRVTSNDAALLTDGKVQYSCFPNETGGIVDDLLVYRIDAKTYMLVVNASNIEKDWNWITKFNSKNVEMHNISEKTSLLAVQGPKAVEALQKLTDMNLKDMVYYTFAKGTFAGVDNVLVSATGYTGAGGFEVYFENQHADKIWKAIFDAGKEFGIAPVGLGARDTLRLEMGFCLYGNDINDSTSPIEAGLGWITKFTKEFTNSKALLAQKEQGVASKLVGFEMIDRGIPRHDYLIKDASGAIIGKVTSGTQSPSLGKAIGMGYVAPAFAKAGSEIFIDIREKLIKAQVVKIPFYKK; this comes from the coding sequence ATGAAAGATACAGCCCTCACACAAACACACATTGCACTTGGTGCCAAAATGGTTCCCTTTGCCGGATACAATATGCCCGTTTCTTATGCAGGAATCAATTCTGAGCACGAGTGTGTGCGCAATGCGGTGGGTGTATTCGACGTAAGCCATATGGGCGAATTTATTTTAAAAGGCGAAAATGCCCTTGATTTAATTCAGCGTGTAACGAGTAATGATGCAGCGTTACTCACCGATGGGAAAGTTCAATACTCTTGTTTTCCGAATGAAACAGGAGGAATTGTGGATGATTTATTAGTCTATCGTATCGATGCCAAAACCTACATGTTAGTTGTAAATGCATCCAATATTGAAAAAGACTGGAACTGGATTACAAAATTCAATTCCAAAAATGTGGAAATGCATAATATTTCTGAAAAGACTTCTCTGCTTGCTGTTCAAGGACCTAAAGCGGTTGAAGCCTTGCAAAAATTAACCGACATGAATTTAAAAGACATGGTCTATTATACCTTTGCGAAGGGTACTTTCGCAGGTGTTGACAATGTATTGGTTTCTGCCACAGGATATACCGGTGCCGGAGGATTTGAAGTGTATTTTGAGAATCAGCATGCCGATAAAATTTGGAAAGCCATTTTTGACGCCGGGAAAGAATTTGGTATTGCTCCCGTTGGACTTGGCGCGCGCGATACGCTTCGTTTGGAAATGGGTTTTTGCTTATATGGCAACGATATTAATGACAGCACGTCTCCCATTGAAGCAGGTTTGGGTTGGATAACAAAATTCACGAAAGAGTTTACAAATAGTAAAGCCTTACTGGCACAAAAAGAGCAGGGTGTTGCATCGAAATTGGTAGGTTTTGAAATGATTGACCGCGGTATTCCTAGACATGATTACTTGATTAAGGATGCATCAGGTGCTATAATTGGAAAGGTAACTTCCGGCACACAGTCACCATCACTTGGAAAAGCAATTGGAATGGGTTACGTAGCACCAGCATTTGCTAAAGCAGGTTCAGAAATTTTTATCGACATCCGCGAAAAATTAATTAAAGCACAAGTAGTTAAAATACCATTTTATAAAAAGTAA
- a CDS encoding tetratricopeptide repeat protein, whose product MKKKHYRFFFLLILALSSTAVSAQNSEIDSLKKVIASLPDDTNKVNTLNTLAKSYFSTNADEAIQTSNKARDLAEKINFTKGVALALKNSGIGFYKKGQYVEALNDWELSKKIYEKAGDKKGVANMLSNLGVIYRDQADDEKALDLYLQALKIAEEIKDSVRTMTVLLNIGTIYGEKPSTYDKAINYYEKAWPYAEVMLDNDAIGTISGNLGEIYLKSNKDSLALINLEKSLKAYEGTENVPYALNLIGQVYAKRKEYDKALVYQQKALSIAEKLEAKLDMAKSLLGIADTYKHQGNVKDALTNFQQAEIIAHEIGANLELKKSYEGLAFSYSALKDFSNAFKYQALLTDIKDTLYNIDIDKKLGTLLFNFEIEKKQGEINLQQKEISKQKIVRNSFIGGFAIVLLFAAVFFKQRNRISKEKQRSEDLLLNILPSETADELKATGAAKAKSFDSVTVLFTDFKNFTRASELLSAEELVQEINFCYSEFDRIITKYGIEKIKTIGDAYMCAGGLPVINTTHPIDVVKAGLEMVEFIERNKQERIALNQPYFELRLGIHTGPVVAGIVGIKKFAYDIWGDTVNTASRMESSGETGRVNISETTYELVKNIFACSHRGKIKAKNKGEIDMYFVDGVM is encoded by the coding sequence GTGAAAAAAAAGCACTACCGTTTCTTCTTCCTATTAATACTGGCACTTTCATCGACTGCGGTAAGTGCGCAAAACTCAGAAATAGATAGTCTTAAAAAGGTTATCGCGTCACTTCCCGACGACACCAATAAAGTAAATACACTTAACACTCTTGCCAAAAGTTACTTCAGTACCAATGCGGATGAAGCTATTCAAACCAGCAACAAAGCGCGTGATCTAGCTGAAAAAATTAATTTTACCAAAGGAGTTGCACTTGCATTAAAAAATTCGGGGATTGGCTTTTATAAAAAGGGACAATACGTGGAAGCGCTTAACGATTGGGAGCTTTCCAAAAAAATTTATGAGAAGGCAGGTGATAAAAAGGGAGTTGCGAATATGCTCAGTAACCTTGGAGTTATTTATCGCGATCAGGCAGATGATGAAAAAGCCCTGGACTTATATCTGCAGGCATTAAAAATTGCTGAGGAGATTAAGGATTCCGTGCGCACCATGACTGTATTACTTAACATTGGAACCATCTATGGCGAAAAGCCATCAACTTACGACAAAGCCATAAATTATTACGAAAAGGCATGGCCTTATGCCGAAGTAATGTTAGATAATGATGCAATAGGTACCATTAGTGGAAATTTGGGTGAAATTTATTTAAAAAGCAACAAGGATTCACTTGCGTTGATAAATCTTGAGAAGTCTTTAAAAGCTTATGAGGGAACCGAGAATGTGCCTTATGCGTTAAATTTAATTGGTCAAGTTTATGCTAAAAGAAAAGAATACGACAAAGCTCTTGTTTACCAACAAAAAGCGCTAAGTATAGCAGAAAAACTGGAAGCAAAATTGGACATGGCCAAGTCTTTATTAGGAATTGCCGATACCTACAAACACCAAGGAAATGTTAAGGATGCACTGACAAATTTTCAACAAGCCGAAATAATTGCCCATGAAATCGGTGCGAATTTGGAATTAAAAAAATCGTATGAAGGATTAGCTTTTTCTTATTCGGCGTTGAAAGATTTTAGCAATGCATTTAAATACCAGGCATTGCTCACCGATATTAAGGATACCTTATACAACATCGACATCGATAAAAAATTAGGGACCTTATTATTTAATTTTGAAATTGAAAAAAAGCAAGGCGAAATCAATTTGCAGCAAAAGGAAATCAGTAAGCAAAAAATTGTGCGCAATAGTTTTATTGGCGGATTTGCCATTGTGTTGTTATTTGCCGCAGTATTTTTTAAACAACGAAATCGCATCTCCAAAGAAAAACAACGCAGTGAAGATTTACTCTTAAATATTTTACCATCTGAAACCGCCGATGAACTAAAGGCTACAGGGGCTGCTAAAGCTAAAAGTTTTGACAGTGTTACCGTTTTATTTACCGATTTTAAAAATTTTACCCGTGCCAGTGAGTTGCTTAGCGCAGAAGAATTGGTGCAAGAAATTAATTTCTGCTACAGCGAATTCGATCGCATCATTACCAAATACGGCATCGAAAAAATAAAAACCATTGGTGATGCCTACATGTGCGCCGGCGGCTTACCCGTTATTAATACAACGCACCCCATTGATGTGGTAAAAGCAGGTTTAGAAATGGTTGAATTTATTGAGAGAAACAAACAAGAGCGTATTGCACTCAACCAACCCTATTTTGAATTACGTCTTGGAATACACACAGGACCTGTTGTTGCCGGTATAGTTGGAATTAAAAAGTTCGCCTACGACATTTGGGGCGATACAGTAAATACTGCCTCCCGCATGGAAAGCAGCGGAGAAACAGGCAGAGTTAATATTTCTGAAACCACTTACGAATTGGTGAAAAATATTTTTGCTTGCAGCCATAGAGGTAAAATAAAAGCCAAAAATAAAGGCGAAATTGATATGTATTTTGTGGATGGTGTGATGTAA
- a CDS encoding GNAT family N-acetyltransferase yields MQTSLKSTRLQLHPLSTGDTAFIFELVNTPDWIKFIGNRNINSLGNALGYIQRILDNPANTYWVVKLNESLESIGVITLIKRDYLEHPDIGFAFLPQFYGKGYAYEAARVVLLQLLNNNSITQLFATTLATNEASIRLLKKLGLFFNKEIRVENESLLLYSATADTLEIEHITETFYSLFTNKYKRQAKLEDLYSLCLKNIEIIKKDGLQEEKFNLGSFVEPRKKLLSDGTIVEFEEKETGSETKITESTAHRHSNYKKSGILNGSSFELMGKKYFQYKKTPYGWKIAAIIWEDEKK; encoded by the coding sequence TTGCAAACTTCGCTAAAAAGCACCCGGCTGCAGCTGCACCCGCTAAGCACAGGCGATACAGCTTTTATTTTTGAATTGGTGAATACACCCGATTGGATAAAATTTATTGGCAACCGTAATATCAATAGTTTAGGTAATGCATTGGGTTATATTCAGCGGATTCTCGACAATCCTGCCAATACCTATTGGGTAGTAAAATTAAACGAAAGCCTTGAATCCATTGGTGTAATAACTTTAATAAAAAGAGACTACCTGGAACATCCTGATATAGGCTTTGCATTTCTTCCGCAATTTTATGGAAAGGGGTATGCCTATGAAGCCGCACGTGTAGTACTGTTGCAACTCTTAAATAATAATTCAATCACACAGCTTTTTGCTACCACACTGGCTACAAATGAAGCCTCGATTCGCTTGCTTAAGAAATTAGGATTATTTTTTAACAAAGAAATACGTGTTGAAAATGAATCGCTACTCTTATATTCAGCAACAGCCGATACACTGGAAATAGAGCATATTACCGAAACTTTTTATAGCCTGTTCACCAATAAATACAAGAGGCAAGCAAAACTCGAAGACCTATACAGTTTGTGTTTAAAAAATATAGAAATAATTAAGAAAGATGGTTTGCAAGAAGAAAAATTCAACCTTGGCTCTTTTGTAGAGCCGCGTAAAAAGCTACTCAGTGATGGCACTATAGTTGAATTTGAAGAAAAGGAAACAGGTAGTGAAACAAAAATTACCGAATCCACAGCGCATCGACATAGTAATTACAAAAAATCAGGAATACTAAATGGCAGTTCTTTTGAACTAATGGGTAAAAAATATTTTCAATATAAAAAAACACCCTATGGCTGGAAGATAGCCGCAATCATTTGGGAGGATGAGAAAAAATAA
- a CDS encoding sulfatase-like hydrolase/transferase, with product MKSILFLLKVLLFWLALFFIQRVFFLVYNLNFVIENAVPEAAKSFFYGLRLDLATASYLSFIFFIVMIISFAIPSKAISKWNNYVAFLLILLVLLISLGNTLLYKEWQSLLSKRALAFLLYPKEVMASLSLSYIFIAVLVLALMQYLVFRAWIKFIHLPESEIKSGVVLKIVITLLVPPFLFMGARGGWQLIPVNESAAYFSSRLAINHAAVNPVWYLGSSIWNPVEEENKFHFMNDSIANKVCAELFQCTLDSNKIILKNNRPNIVIIVMESLTADVIGALGGEKGICPNLDSIAEKGILFSHIYGSGSRTDQGLISILSAFPAQPDKSIIKYTAKSNKLPSLYRDLMVQKYKSSFYYGGEVEFANIGAYLRQSGVEKICTKNEFSVNQINSKWGAHDEFVLSKQLQDLSTEKEPFFSVLLTLSNHEPFETPGIPKFKGNDDGTKFRNTAAYTDKCLGNYFREASKTSWYKNTLFILVADHGHRLPQQNDMNMAKSKHIPMLFYGEVLKEKMQGMQCTKIGTQEDIAATLLAQLQLSTQKYTWSKNLFNSTTKDFAYYSNQNVVGWISANDSIAYSFVEKKNIAATQTNEVSLSQAKAYLQNLYAEFLNF from the coding sequence ATGAAAAGTATCCTCTTTTTGCTGAAAGTACTGCTCTTCTGGTTGGCTTTATTTTTTATTCAACGGGTATTCTTTCTTGTTTATAATTTAAATTTTGTAATAGAAAATGCAGTTCCTGAAGCTGCAAAGTCATTCTTTTATGGCTTGCGCCTAGATTTGGCAACGGCTTCTTATTTGAGTTTTATTTTCTTTATCGTAATGATTATTTCTTTTGCAATTCCTTCAAAGGCAATTTCGAAGTGGAATAATTATGTTGCGTTTTTGTTGATATTACTGGTGTTGCTAATTAGTTTAGGCAACACCCTCTTGTATAAGGAATGGCAAAGTTTACTGAGCAAAAGAGCACTGGCCTTTTTACTTTATCCGAAGGAAGTGATGGCTTCCCTTAGCCTTTCTTATATATTTATTGCCGTGTTGGTACTTGCACTAATGCAATATTTGGTGTTTCGAGCTTGGATAAAATTCATACACCTGCCGGAAAGCGAAATCAAATCAGGTGTTGTATTAAAAATTGTGATCACTTTACTTGTACCTCCATTTTTATTTATGGGAGCACGTGGCGGGTGGCAACTGATACCCGTTAATGAGAGCGCCGCCTATTTTTCTTCGCGATTGGCTATTAATCATGCCGCAGTGAATCCGGTTTGGTATTTAGGAAGCAGTATATGGAATCCGGTGGAGGAGGAAAATAAATTTCATTTCATGAACGATTCCATTGCAAATAAAGTGTGTGCTGAACTATTTCAATGCACTTTAGATAGCAACAAAATTATTTTAAAAAACAATCGGCCCAATATTGTTATTATTGTGATGGAAAGTCTTACTGCTGATGTAATTGGCGCTTTGGGAGGTGAAAAAGGAATTTGTCCGAATTTAGATAGTATTGCCGAAAAGGGAATTTTATTCAGTCATATTTATGGAAGCGGTTCACGCACCGATCAAGGATTAATTAGCATACTCAGTGCTTTTCCGGCACAACCGGATAAGTCAATCATAAAATACACTGCTAAATCGAATAAGCTTCCCTCCTTGTATCGCGACCTCATGGTGCAAAAATATAAGAGTTCATTTTATTATGGAGGCGAAGTCGAATTTGCCAATATTGGCGCTTATCTGCGTCAATCAGGTGTAGAAAAAATTTGTACAAAAAATGAATTTTCTGTCAATCAAATTAACAGTAAATGGGGAGCACACGATGAATTTGTATTGAGCAAACAACTTCAGGATTTAAGTACAGAAAAGGAACCCTTCTTTTCGGTACTACTTACACTTAGTAATCACGAACCCTTTGAAACTCCCGGTATTCCTAAATTTAAAGGCAATGATGATGGAACTAAATTTAGGAACACCGCCGCATATACCGATAAATGCTTAGGAAACTACTTTCGAGAAGCTTCCAAAACAAGCTGGTATAAGAACACTCTCTTCATCTTGGTCGCTGATCACGGTCATCGATTACCCCAGCAAAATGATATGAATATGGCAAAATCAAAACATATACCCATGTTATTTTATGGCGAGGTGCTAAAAGAGAAGATGCAAGGAATGCAATGCACAAAAATTGGAACACAGGAAGATATAGCTGCCACACTGCTGGCTCAATTGCAACTTAGTACTCAAAAATACACCTGGAGTAAAAACTTGTTTAACTCAACAACAAAGGATTTTGCATACTACAGCAATCAAAATGTAGTAGGTTGGATTTCTGCCAATGACTCGATTGCCTATTCCTTTGTTGAAAAGAAAAACATAGCTGCTACCCAAACAAATGAAGTCAGCCTAAGTCAAGCAAAAGCGTATTTGCAAAATTTATACGCTGAATTTTTAAACTTTTAG
- a CDS encoding AMP-binding protein, translated as MHLPEIEQKSVAEINAIQEIALQKHLQYLNEHSTFYQNHFKKHNISLSTIKSIADLARIPVTTKEDLQSFNADFVCVSPAQIIDYVTTSGTLGDPVTFCLTEKDLQRLAYNECISLACTGGNENEIYQLMATLDRRFMAGLAYFSGARMLGAGVVRVGSGIPELQWDTVARIKPSAIITVPSFILKLIAYGEAHQIDYKNSSIKKAICIGEPIRSADFELNTLGKKIKEKWDIELFSTYASTEMGAAFTECSAGKGGHHHPELVIVEFLDEQDNPVKAHEAGEVTVTTLGVEGMPLLRFKTGDVCMHYSEACTCGRTTLRIGPILGRKKQMIKYKGTSIYPSAFYDILNNISHVENYVVEASTNSLGTDEILIRIGCRYVPENFEHEIKDHFRAKLRFSPSIVLSSVEEITKLQGSESGRKPQLFLDKR; from the coding sequence ATGCACCTTCCTGAAATAGAACAAAAATCGGTTGCGGAGATTAATGCTATTCAAGAAATTGCGTTACAAAAGCACTTGCAGTACCTAAATGAACATTCCACTTTTTATCAAAACCATTTTAAGAAACATAACATATCGCTTTCTACTATAAAATCAATAGCTGATTTAGCCCGCATTCCTGTCACCACTAAGGAAGATTTGCAAAGCTTTAACGCGGATTTTGTTTGTGTTTCACCTGCTCAAATTATTGATTATGTTACCACCTCCGGAACCTTAGGTGACCCGGTAACATTTTGCCTTACTGAAAAGGATTTGCAGCGTTTAGCTTACAATGAGTGCATTTCCTTAGCCTGCACAGGTGGCAATGAAAACGAAATATATCAATTAATGGCTACGCTCGACAGGCGATTTATGGCGGGTTTGGCGTATTTTTCAGGTGCACGCATGCTGGGTGCAGGTGTGGTAAGGGTAGGCTCGGGAATACCTGAATTGCAGTGGGATACTGTTGCACGTATAAAGCCTAGTGCAATTATTACAGTTCCATCTTTTATCTTAAAACTAATAGCATACGGTGAAGCACATCAAATCGATTATAAAAACAGCAGCATCAAAAAAGCAATATGTATTGGAGAACCCATACGAAGTGCGGATTTTGAGTTGAATACACTGGGAAAAAAAATTAAGGAAAAATGGGATATCGAATTGTTTTCCACCTACGCCTCAACCGAAATGGGGGCAGCGTTTACCGAATGCAGTGCCGGTAAAGGTGGACATCACCATCCCGAATTAGTGATAGTTGAATTTCTGGATGAGCAAGATAATCCTGTAAAAGCACATGAAGCCGGCGAAGTTACAGTGACCACCTTGGGCGTGGAAGGCATGCCTTTGCTGCGTTTCAAAACCGGCGATGTGTGCATGCATTATTCCGAAGCTTGTACTTGCGGAAGAACCACTTTGCGCATTGGACCGATTTTAGGGCGTAAGAAGCAGATGATAAAGTATAAAGGCACTAGTATTTACCCTTCGGCCTTTTACGATATTTTAAACAACATTTCGCATGTAGAGAATTATGTAGTGGAAGCGAGTACCAATTCCTTAGGAACTGACGAAATACTGATTCGCATTGGCTGCCGCTATGTTCCCGAAAATTTTGAACACGAAATTAAAGATCATTTCAGAGCCAAACTTCGCTTCAGTCCAAGTATTGTTTTGAGTTCAGTTGAAGAAATTACTAAACTACAAGGAAGCGAGTCCGGTCGGAAACCGCAGCTTTTTTTGGATAAACGTTAA
- the tnpA gene encoding IS200/IS605 family transposase: MAGSYSQIYIQIVFAVKCRECLIDAVWEERLYKFITGLLQNKGQKMLAINGMPDHIHIFIGMRPSICLSDLVREIKKSSNEFINENLLSQRSFSWQKGFGAFSYSHSSIGNVIRYIQNQKDHHRKQSFRNEYTEFLKKFDVTYEDQYLFDWLER, translated from the coding sequence ATGGCAGGATCATATTCCCAAATTTATATACAAATTGTTTTTGCTGTTAAATGCAGAGAATGTTTAATTGATGCTGTATGGGAGGAAAGGCTGTACAAATTCATCACAGGCCTTCTTCAAAATAAGGGTCAAAAAATGTTGGCCATAAATGGGATGCCCGACCATATACATATTTTTATAGGTATGCGGCCATCAATTTGTTTGTCGGATTTGGTTAGAGAAATAAAAAAATCTTCGAATGAGTTTATAAACGAAAATCTGCTCTCTCAACGTAGTTTTTCCTGGCAAAAGGGCTTTGGCGCATTTTCTTACAGTCATTCGAGTATTGGGAATGTAATAAGATATATACAAAATCAAAAGGATCATCACCGAAAACAATCGTTTAGAAACGAATACACGGAGTTTCTAAAAAAATTTGATGTAACCTATGAAGACCAGTACCTTTTTGATTGGTTGGAACGTTGA
- a CDS encoding acyloxyacyl hydrolase: MKRFFLLFILFLFFNFEKSKGQNQANYQLGFRYHYGFVMVHTPSLQQFSSAHFPVYELTFTKLTLGNKEWQRAYHNPDLGLSFFATDFGKNKVLGRGYALFPNISFHYLRKKWIHANFRFGAGLGYIEKPFDRLNNYKNNAIGSHLNAAISVLLETKFKLGPNTNLGIGLAMNHFSNGATKTPNLGINLATANLALAYTFAHKSVPAYDSNATFKKRIEYFVVLCGGMKEIAPAGGDKYAILNASFNVARLHSIRGKWGFGLDIFHDASIYEQFKRNEVPVSQTNITQAGINISWEVIFGKVSFPIQAGVYALSKYKSNGIIYNRYGIRYHFSKRFFANVSLKTHYAKADYFEWGMGYNWN, translated from the coding sequence ATGAAACGATTTTTTTTACTTTTTATACTATTTCTGTTTTTTAACTTTGAAAAAAGTAAGGGGCAAAACCAAGCCAATTACCAGCTTGGATTCCGCTATCACTATGGCTTTGTGATGGTGCATACGCCAAGCCTGCAACAATTTTCAAGCGCACATTTTCCGGTGTATGAGCTCACTTTTACAAAGCTAACACTAGGCAATAAGGAGTGGCAACGAGCCTATCATAATCCTGACCTAGGTCTTTCATTCTTTGCGACAGATTTTGGTAAAAATAAAGTGTTGGGAAGAGGATATGCGCTTTTCCCAAACATTAGTTTTCATTACTTGCGTAAGAAATGGATTCACGCCAATTTTCGATTTGGTGCTGGCCTAGGATATATTGAAAAGCCATTTGACCGCTTGAACAATTATAAAAACAATGCCATTGGTTCGCATCTGAATGCTGCAATAAGTGTTTTGCTTGAAACCAAATTTAAACTTGGTCCAAATACTAATTTGGGAATTGGTTTAGCCATGAATCACTTTTCTAACGGCGCAACTAAAACACCTAACTTGGGAATTAATCTTGCCACAGCAAACCTTGCATTAGCTTACACCTTTGCACACAAGTCTGTGCCTGCTTATGACAGTAATGCTACATTTAAAAAACGAATCGAATACTTTGTAGTGCTGTGTGGTGGCATGAAGGAGATAGCACCTGCAGGAGGAGATAAATATGCTATTTTAAATGCATCGTTCAATGTGGCACGATTGCATAGTATTAGAGGTAAATGGGGTTTTGGCTTAGATATTTTTCACGATGCATCAATTTACGAGCAATTTAAAAGAAATGAAGTGCCGGTGAGTCAAACTAATATTACACAAGCGGGCATAAATATTTCCTGGGAAGTAATTTTTGGAAAGGTTTCGTTTCCTATTCAAGCCGGAGTGTATGCCTTATCTAAATACAAAAGCAATGGCATAATTTATAACCGATATGGGATTCGCTATCATTTTTCGAAACGCTTTTTTGCAAACGTTTCACTTAAAACGCATTATGCCAAAGCCGATTATTTTGAATGGGGAATGGGATACAATTGGAACTAA